In the Cucurbita pepo subsp. pepo cultivar mu-cu-16 chromosome LG17, ASM280686v2, whole genome shotgun sequence genome, TTCCAGActtgattattattatgtgtATGTTGATAGGAAGACATTCCGTTTGGTTAGTATTATAATGAGGAGTCAACTCAACTGTAATTACATaccctttttgttttattttatttagtatgaTATTGATATTGCATGCTGTGTTGATGTCAGGAACAGACAGCTATTGCATGCCTTATTGTTGTATTCGTTGAGTTGGGAGAGTTGAGGAATTAGTAGTTGatgtttgtaattattatttatttgaattggaTTTGATAGCttaataataatggaaaatggaaatgaaacaCAGGTAGAGATATGGTGCAGAGGGGAAAAGGTGGAAGGTTGGTTGACGATGCAGCAGATTAGAGACAACATATGGACCTCTAAACACTCCTCTTTTACTTTGCTTCCACACTCCTCAACCATTCCTCACATCATGCTTCTTCACTACTCCTACTCCTACTAATCCCCTATTCcccattctttttctttttcttccctctATTCtcttataattcaaattaattgaacATGGGCTCACCCCAAACATATGTACGGATACTCGCATCCAACCTTTatatgggcttgggcttgggcttggccTCGGCCTCGGCCTCCAGTCTTCTTTAATATGGAATACGGAAATGGGCGAGTGGGAGGTGGTGGACGTCAAGGCCCAAAATGAAAGTGGGAATACTTGGCATCCAATTGAGTGTCACACCAATGGTTTATTAGGGTTTTGGGTTTGTTGTGAGGACCCTAATTTGTAGGctaataaccaaatcaaacaacaaaaaaacggAGTCGGACGGACCCAATCACTCACCCACCCGGCACCCATGACTGATGAGTAATGAACACCACCCAGACCCACATAACCCATTCTAcgtttttgtattttgattttctctcCGTATCTTCCTTCCCCCTCCCCCGTCTCCTTATAATGTAATCGCTTCCccaaatcattttcttctccaaatgCTTTGCGGATTTCCAGATCTCCTCTCAGTTCTTCTTCCTACTcgcttttctttcttcaaatcaatcatcgcattactttttttcttccttctgcGTACCTTCTCTTCCGCAAAGGAACAACGAAGAAACTCCCCAATTCCCAACCAAactttaatctaatttttgaATGCGTCCATTTATTTCCCATCAACTACATCCATCCGCTTCTTCTCCCCTATTGCTTCTTCCACATTTTCTAACAACTTCATGCTATTTATGGTACTTTTCGGATCTCATTCGAACCATTTCTCGGAATTTTCTAAGAAACCCTAGGTGGGGTTAATGGGGAAACACACCAACTGTGTTAAAACTCAAGACGTCGAAGAAGGGGAAATCTCTGATACACCTTCAGTTGAGGAGATCACTGAGGAGGATTTTAATAAGCTTGAAACTGCTCCTAAGCTGCTGCCTTCCAAACATTCCAATCGGGAGACTACAGTTTGGACCATGAGTGATTTGTATAACAATTATCCCACCATGTGTCGTGGTTATGCTTCTGGTTTGTACAATTTAGCTTGGGCCAAGGCAGTGCAGAATAAGCCTCTCAATGAAATCTTTCTTATGGACGCCGACCCCGACGACAAATCCAACCgctcttcttcctctcctttTCGGAATGCCAAGGAACATGGAAACGGTACAAAACAAGAGGCTAAGCTCATCATTGACATTACCGGCGACGACATGAATAGTGACAATGCGGATGTCGAGAAAGAGGAAGGTGAACTGGAGGAGGGCGAAATTGATATGGATACGGAGTTCGTAGAAGAGGTTGTTGACTCTAAACCAATGTTGTCCGACTCTCTCGATACTGACTATCAGGAGATCGatttgaaaaataaggaaTTGGATGATCAACTCAAATTGATTCACAAAACATTGGATGCTGTTACAATCGACGCTGCACAGAAGTAAGTGAATCCATCTACTTACGTCGTAGATCAATTGCTGAATGGTGCTATGTCATGCTTCCCCAAAATGAAATTACCGGGTTGCTGGAAAATTTACTGTCTCGTTTCTTTCTTGTAGATCGTTTCATGAAGTTTGCTCCCAACTGCTTAGTTCTATAGAGACGTTTCTGGAATTGGTCCAGGGAAAGGTAGTCCCGAGAAAGGATGCGCTCATTCAACGATTGTATGCTGCTCTTCGAATAATCAATTCTGTAAGGCACCCCAAGAACCCCAAGGATGCGCTTATTTAACGTATATTATTAACTGATGATAATGACAATGAACACTCATTTTCCATCTCAGGTGTTTTGTTCCATGAACCCCAAGGAAAAAGAGGAGTGTAAGCCACATTTATCAAGGTTTTTACTCATCCTTGTCCGtagtttctttttcatgtttaGGGTTAGTATGTTTGTCTACTATCTAACGACCACTTGCTGTGATATTGTTCATAGGTTGCTTTCTTTTGTTAAAAATTGCAACACTCCTCTTTTTTCTCCTGAGCAGATAAAATCGGTACGGTATACTTTCCTTAGTCTGCTTGTTGTTACTCCTTATGCTGATTCTGGCAACTTACGGAGGAGGTTGTGATTAGGTGCTAAGATAAAGCCACAATATTTTCTACAGGTAGAGGTCAAAATGCCATCTACAGATTCCCTTGACCATTTCCCCCACATGAGAGACAGTGCTAAAGATGTCGAGATCCATATACCTAATGGGGTGAAAAATAAGGACTTTTATTCTGCCTATGCAACTGCTACTCCACATTTAACTTCTTCAACTAAGTTGCCTTCAGACTCCATGCCTGTTGGGGTTACggtaaaaaataatctaaatctCTCATCAGATAGTTTGCTATCTGGCGTACCCAATGTAAAAGGTAGAGGTCCCCTACTCCCTCTGTTAGACCTTCACAAGGATCATGATGTGGACAGTCTCCCATCACCTACCAGAGAAGCTCCTACAGTTTTTTCTGTCCAAAAATCAGGGCATATCCCTGTGAAGGTGGCACGTGCTATGGATGGATCAAGAGTACATCCTTATGAAACTGATGCCGTAAAAGCTGTTTCAACCTATCAACAGAAGTTTGGTCGAAGTTCCTTTTCAATGGCTGATCGACTTCCTAGCCCAACCCCTTCAGAAGAATGTGATGGGGGTGGTGATATTGGTGGGGAGGTTTCTagttcttccattttcagaaGCTCAAAAGCTTCAAATTCTTATAAACTGGCTCAAACGGTGTCAAATTCTGCTTCTAGCATATCTACAGGTCTTTTTCCTAACCTGGAAAGTTCCAGCACTAAAGGACTGATTAGTCCTTTAAACGTTGCTCCTCCTAGTTCTGTGTCTAATCCAATAGCAAAGCCTTTGGCAAAAAGTAGAGACCCTAGGCTACGAATGGTCACTTCTGAGGCAAGTGCTATGGATCTTAATCCACGCACAATGACTTCTGTGCAGAATCCTTCTGTTGTAGAATCTGCTGTAACCGTAAACATGAGAAAGCAGAAGATGGATGTAGAGCCTAATATAGATGCCCCTGAAATGAAAAGGCAGAGGATTGGATCTCAGAATCATGCATTTTCTGCAAGTGATTTGAGAGCTGGCTCTGGAAGCGGTGGCTGGTTGGAAGATACCATGTCCGCTGTTCCCAGGCTTTCAAGCAGGAATCAGATGGAGATTGCTGAAGCAAATGCAACAGAAAAAAACAACGTTACAAACAATTCTGGTGCAGGAAATTCACGTGGGCCTACGATAAGTGCTAGCAAAGAAGCTTCCTTGCCCTCACTATTGAAAGATATTGTTGTGAACCCAACCATGCTCTTAAGTTTACTTAAAATGAACCAACAGAAGCAAGTAGCTGCAGAATTGAAATTAAACTCGAGTGAACCtgaaaaaaatgcaatttgtCCTACGGCCGTGAATCCTTGTCTAGGATCCAGTCCACTAGTAAATGCTCCTGCTCTGACCTCAGGAATTTTGCAGCAATCAGCAGGAACACCAAGTGTACCTTCACCACCGGTGGTCACTGTGGTAAGTGATTGATTACATCTCAACTCTTTGCATTATAAAACTTCTCATTATTTTTGTCTCCTTGATTGATAAGGGATCGTTTACCAATCAAGGGGTTGGTAGTATCCTTTACACAAGTGCTTGGGCTCATCTTTCTTCTAATCTGATtcaagaatttattaaatgttcttttttccctttttttctaATACAATTCATTCTTTGATTCAAACAAATGGTGAAAGGTGCTTTTTCCACGTTTTCTTGGATATATTCTAATTCTATGCCGTTGAAACATTTGTGagattgtttattattttcaatttttctgtGTAGTGTAGTATCTGTATTTTTATTCTAGATTAATAATGTACTTATTTTAGATTCTGCACATGTTTCACTAGGATGATGTGGGAAAAGTTCGTATGAAACCTCGTGACCCTCGCCGTATCCTCCATGGTAATTCTCTTCACAAGGTTGGCAGCATGGGAAATGAGCAGTTAAAAAGTGTTGTACCAGCTGTTCCAAACCCAGAAGGAAGTAGGGATATAATACCAAATGGCCATAAGCAAGAAGGCCAGGGAAATTTGAGATTAGCTTCTTCACAACCATTACTACCTGACATTGGTAGACAGTTCACTAACAATCTGAAAAATATTGCTGATATCATGTCTGTTCCCTCGCCACCAACTTCTTCTCACAATTCATCTTCAAAGCCAGTTAAATTGGACAGAAAGGATACTAATGCAGTTGGGTCAAGCTCTATTGACAGTAAAATTGTGGCAACTGCTACCCAAGCGGTAGATATGGTTGGCCCCTCCCGTTCACATGGTGCATGGGGAGATCTTGAGCATCTGTTTGAGGGTTATGATGACAAGCAAAAGGCTGCTATCCAGAGAGAAAGAGCAAGACGGATAGATGAGcagaaaaaaatgtttgctGCACGCAAACTCTGCCttgttttggatttggatCACACGCTTCTGAATTCAGCTaaggttatttttcttttgacaaatGAAAACTGATTTCACCATCAACTTGGAATTACAATCCCATGACttggtttgttcttgttctagTTTGTGGAAGTAGATCCAGTGCATGATGAAATTTTGAGGAAGAAGGAGGAACAGGATCGTGAGAAGGCGCAGAGACATCTTTTCCGATTTCCTCATATGGGAATGTGGACCAAACTACGGCCTGGGGTCTGGAACTTTTTGGAAAAGGTAGGTTGAATATTGAAGTTGTTTTCAACACAACTAATCCAAATAATAGAAGACTCTTCTtttatctctctttataatttaaaaaatatatattttttcttttaaagttgTACTGGATGTTGAATGCACATTTTGGTGCTTGCGGTTTCTTTTGCATTTCAGGCCAGCGAGCTCTATGAACTTCATTTGTACACAATGGGAAACAAGTTATATGCAACGGAGATGGCAAAGGTTCTTGATCCAAAAGGGGTTCTGTTTGCCGGGCGAGTTCTTTCTCGAGGTGATGATGGAGACCCCTTGGACGGGGAAGAAAGGGTACCCAAGAGTAAGGATCTGGAGGGTGTTTTGGGCATGGAGTCTGCTGTTGTTATAATTGATGATTCCATCAGGGTGTGGCCACATAACAAAATGAACTTGATTGTCGTAGAAAGGCATGCATATCATCCATCCCTCTTAACTAAAAGATGCTTTTTACGTTTCATAACCCCACGAATTTGAGAGCTCATGACATTGCTTTTGCTGTCTTCCAATGCAGGTATACTTACTTTCCATGTAGTAGGCGCCAATTTGGGCTTCTGGGTCCTTCTCTTCTAGAGATTGACCATGATGAGAGACCTGAAGATGGTACTTTGGCTTCTTCACTGGCGGTAATTACGTGGATTCACTTATTCACCATATTGCATTGAATTAATCTATTTTACACCTAATCATCTTAAATTTTGGTCCAATAGGTTATCCAGAGAATTCATCAAACCTTTTTCTCCCATCCTGTATTAGATGAAGTAGATGTTAGAAATATCTTGGCCTCCGAGCAACAAAGGATTTTGGCTGGTTGCCGTATAGTGTTTAGCAGGGTTTTTCCAGTTGGTGAGGCAAATCCTCACCTGCATCCGCTGTGGCAGACAGCTGAACAGTTTGGTGCGGTGTGCACCAACCAGATTGATGAACAGGTTACCCATGTCGTTGCAAACTCGCTTGGGACTGATAAGGTAGTGTACTGATGTGTATTTATGAATTCATTGTTTCAGTTTTTATGTggaaattttgttgaaatcCCCTTGCAACTGACCTGTTAATGAGATGAGAGTTTGCAGGCAGGCAGCTTGAGGCTAAAATATCATTGGACCGGGGGGATGTATAgatataacatatatatatctgatTTAACTACTGAACCTATGCGATGTGTTGATGTTTGTAGTTGCCATTGTTTTGAACAGGTGAATTGGGCTCTCTCCACTGGCAGATTCGTGGTCCATCCAGGGTGGTgagattcttgttccaaatttcaaattctcgTAGATGTTTAAACttgtaattatatatttgttgggTTTAAACTGTCTGAGTAATGCGCAGGGTGGAAGCATCGGCTCTACTTTACCGGAGGGCAAACGAGCAGGACTTCGCCATTAAACCATAAACAACCCACCCACCAGCAACCTTAACACACCCTTtgctaaattaaaaaaacaaaagattataATACAAGATGATATAACACGGAGAAGAAATTCAACACGTTGCCTTATATTTGGGTGGTAGTCTTAGGCGCCCAAGATTACGTAGAGAGACATTAACCCCCAATTTAAAACGCCGTACAACTACAAGAATGTGTGGAAGAGCTCTGAAAGGGAGATCATCAAGAAATTATGTGCCTCTCCCCACATTGACTTTGGAGAGTGAGTTTGATTAGATTTGAAATAATCAACGGTGAGGCCAAGGGAGGGAGGAGAGAGGGGGATTGCAAAGAGAGTGAGAGACGAATGGGTAAAAGGAATTTGGGTAAATTGCGAGTGGTGGGGCGAATTTATACACAACTCAAGGTCGGAagcttttcatttctttttcttctgcttTTGCTTTGAATTTTCGGTTTACGAGAGAGAAGAACACTTGGGATTTTATTCTTGATTTCGTCCTGTCCCGTTCGTTCTTGCCCAAAATTCGTTGagaaggggaaggggaaggggaaggggaaaTGCGAATGTGAATGATGTGGCAGATTtgtcgtgtttttttttagctacAATGCGAGTCAGTGTCAAAGGAAGGATAAGGTGTTAGAGGATATGTTATGATTTGGGGATTGTGGAGGGATTGAGTAGAATAGAGGAGTATGACAACATCTGAAAAAGGCTTCGGGTCACATGATAAATGACATCAGCAATCCTTGCAAATggaccatttttcttttttgtttcatttacaaacactcttttcttttccttaaaccagaaaaaaaaaaatgaaattagcaTATACCAGAtacgagtttttttttcttcatttttttgtgtAAAGGATAAGCAAGCTTTGATGACAATTTCATCTTGTTCTTAACAAGCTTTTGTCTTTTTAGAACTTGCTTAGAAGACGAAAGGAAAGCCGGGAATgaatataaatacaaaatttgcAACAATAAAGCATTAGCGAGGTTGATTGAGAATTGTGAATGCTTTAAACAATGTTACGTGCTTCACAACTCGTCAccccattttcttcaaaatcttaaCAATACTGATTATGTGTTATCAAGCTCCCGGTTTGCATGTAagctaaaattattaatttcttttcatataattAATGACTCATTTTACACCAATTAATGGAAAtactaattttctattaaatttaGGCGGTAAATGTTGTACTCGTTGAatttatggtttcaatttacatttttcaacTATTTTATGTGCTAAAACTTCACCATTTTAGGTAAAGATGTCTATAGGGGtagaaaatttttgttttttttttttagaattttctgTAGAGAACTCTTGGAGATTGGGTtggaattaaaagaaaaaaaaaaaaccatttcaAATAATGTTATGAGTAAGCAAAGTTAAAGGACTCAATGGAGTGAAGCAATCTCCATATGTTAAGTTGCGGGGGCTTGCAAGGCCTGACATAACCTATGTACAGCAAAACTCCCACTATCTGGCCATATAAGGTATGCACCAGGAGGCTTGAATTCTCGGATGGATGTTCTAAAAGCTGAGTGTCATGTATAGAAAGTGGAGTACCAACCATCATTGGTATATGAATAGGCTTACAATACCAATCATCTTCGCACCACAAAGGAGATCGGAAATATAGTTCCATTGGGGAAGGTGCATGGATTGAGTATCCCGTATCAGCTGAATTCCAAGAAAGTAGGAATTAGtaaaaacaacaattttaTGAGCCGGTGGGTAAACGAGCATAGAGCTCCCAGCTGAGTGGACGTGAGCTCAAGTTTGAGAACCAAGCATGTGGCTTTGTTTGAGACCATACATAAAGGGGATTTATGTTGTTATCATCAAAGGCATCAGGTTGACGTATGAAGCAAGCAAGCTTGTTATTTGATGGGTGAACCGAAGGAGAGTGGCTTGGGATGGGTGATCGTAGTTTGAGGCTGGAAGATGATATTATTTTCCATGTCTGGAATTCAATAAGTGAATGAGGTAGGTTATATTAAATGTAAGATTATATACGACACATCCTTCACGTTCACGTACTTTCAAGCTTAACCCACCAATGCACTTAAAATGGAAACTACATTACTTCTCTACTTCTACTTCACATACCTACTCTTCAAGCTTCTCAAAGGgatattttctatatttatgttaaatatgggttttaattaaacttaatAAAAAGGTTTTTAGTATCTTTCAATTGCTCaagtttataaatatctttcatccaatttataaaagaaaggaGGTACAAATCcttggttttatttattttaaacacgGCTATAAATACCtaagaaaatcaataaaagcattattttagtttttaaatttgttcacATAACGCTTAATTATATgaatatcttttaaatatataggAAAAGTAGAATTGAAACCTAAAAAAAGTGTATTATTCAACCCCGTAATTAAAAGGTGTTTTCTATAGTTATCATATTTATTAGTATTAATTTacgaataaagaaaaaaagaaaatctgcGGCGGCTGTCTTCTTCCACTTTTCCAAAGCAAGATCCCGCATCCAAAAACTGTGTTGCCTCCGTTTCTCTTGCGATTCTTTACTCCCAAATTACGTCAACTCCAAGAACTCCCAATTCTTCTTAGCGTCTCTTAGTATCTATTTGTGCTTCTCTCATCTCTTGCACcaagctgctgctgctgctactACTGTAGATGGATGTGAAACGGACTGAGAGCCCGATTTATGCTCGCCAATGGAGCAGCGAATCAGGCAGCACCGGTGGCCCCGCATCACCGGCAATGTCGCCGGCGCGCGCCCATCACGTGCGATCCTCCTCCGTCTCTGGAACTTCCAGCATTAAGCGCACTCAGAACTTCGCTGCAAAAGCCGCGGCCCAGCGGCTAGCGCAGGTTATGGCTTCTCAGACCGCCGATGACGATGAGGACGATCAGGATGACCTAGGATTTCGTTATGGTGCTCCTCCTCCTATTTCATTGTCCAGGAATGTTAATAATGGGAGCAGACTTGCTGTTCCTACTGGAAAAACCACCAGATCTCCCTCCCCTGGAGTAAGTCAAATTGCATCATGCTCGATTCTGATTGAGtggtaattataattatttttaataaaaattaattaatttcttgtttttttatatttttctgttataataaattataatttt is a window encoding:
- the LOC111778632 gene encoding RNA polymerase II C-terminal domain phosphatase-like 3; this translates as MGKHTNCVKTQDVEEGEISDTPSVEEITEEDFNKLETAPKLLPSKHSNRETTVWTMSDLYNNYPTMCRGYASGLYNLAWAKAVQNKPLNEIFLMDADPDDKSNRSSSSPFRNAKEHGNGTKQEAKLIIDITGDDMNSDNADVEKEEGELEEGEIDMDTEFVEEVVDSKPMLSDSLDTDYQEIDLKNKELDDQLKLIHKTLDAVTIDAAQKSFHEVCSQLLSSIETFLELVQGKVVPRKDALIQRLYAALRIINSVFCSMNPKEKEECKPHLSRLLSFVKNCNTPLFSPEQIKSVEVKMPSTDSLDHFPHMRDSAKDVEIHIPNGVKNKDFYSAYATATPHLTSSTKLPSDSMPVGVTVKNNLNLSSDSLLSGVPNVKGRGPLLPLLDLHKDHDVDSLPSPTREAPTVFSVQKSGHIPVKVARAMDGSRVHPYETDAVKAVSTYQQKFGRSSFSMADRLPSPTPSEECDGGGDIGGEVSSSSIFRSSKASNSYKLAQTVSNSASSISTGLFPNLESSSTKGLISPLNVAPPSSVSNPIAKPLAKSRDPRLRMVTSEASAMDLNPRTMTSVQNPSVVESAVTVNMRKQKMDVEPNIDAPEMKRQRIGSQNHAFSASDLRAGSGSGGWLEDTMSAVPRLSSRNQMEIAEANATEKNNVTNNSGAGNSRGPTISASKEASLPSLLKDIVVNPTMLLSLLKMNQQKQVAAELKLNSSEPEKNAICPTAVNPCLGSSPLVNAPALTSGILQQSAGTPSVPSPPVVTVDDVGKVRMKPRDPRRILHGNSLHKVGSMGNEQLKSVVPAVPNPEGSRDIIPNGHKQEGQGNLRLASSQPLLPDIGRQFTNNLKNIADIMSVPSPPTSSHNSSSKPVKLDRKDTNAVGSSSIDSKIVATATQAVDMVGPSRSHGAWGDLEHLFEGYDDKQKAAIQRERARRIDEQKKMFAARKLCLVLDLDHTLLNSAKFVEVDPVHDEILRKKEEQDREKAQRHLFRFPHMGMWTKLRPGVWNFLEKASELYELHLYTMGNKLYATEMAKVLDPKGVLFAGRVLSRGDDGDPLDGEERVPKSKDLEGVLGMESAVVIIDDSIRVWPHNKMNLIVVERYTYFPCSRRQFGLLGPSLLEIDHDERPEDGTLASSLAVIQRIHQTFFSHPVLDEVDVRNILASEQQRILAGCRIVFSRVFPVGEANPHLHPLWQTAEQFGAVCTNQIDEQVTHVVANSLGTDKVNWALSTGRFVVHPGWVEASALLYRRANEQDFAIKP